Genomic window (Achromobacter sp. B7):
GCCCGGGGTAGTGCGCGGGGTATGATCAGTTTTCGTCGGCAGTGCCCGATCGAGGAGTCCAAATGAATCAAAGTAAATCTCTTTCCCTGGTGACCCCGCGTACTGGCCGGTGGCTGGCCATCGCGGCCGTCGTGACGTCGATGGCTGTGCTTGGCGGCTGCGCGAATCGCAGCGCGTCCAGCGGGGTATATAGCTACGACCAAGCCCAGCGTGAGCAGATCGTCCGTACGGGCACGGTCACGGGCGTGCGCCCGATCGTGATCCAGAATGACAAGTCCAGCGGTGTCGGCATGTTGGCCGGCGGTGCGCTGGGTGGTGTGGCCGGCAACGCGGTTGGCGGCGGCACGGGCCGCACCATCGCCACGGTTGGCGGGGCCATTCTTGGCGCGCTG
Coding sequences:
- a CDS encoding glycine zipper 2TM domain-containing protein yields the protein MNQSKSLSLVTPRTGRWLAIAAVVTSMAVLGGCANRSASSGVYSYDQAQREQIVRTGTVTGVRPIVIQNDKSSGVGMLAGGALGGVAGNAVGGGTGRTIATVGGAILGALAGNAVENRVGTNSGYEVTVRLDNGETRVVAQEADVPISVGQRVQVISGAGPTRVTPM